Below is a genomic region from Penaeus vannamei isolate JL-2024 chromosome 18, ASM4276789v1, whole genome shotgun sequence.
atatttgcgtgtctgtgtgtgtgtgtgtgtgtgtgtgtgtgtgtgtgtgtgtatgtgtgtgtgtgtgtgtgtgtgtgtgtgtgtgtgtgtgtgtgtgtgtgtgtgtgtgtgtgtgtgtgtgtgtgtgtgtgtgtgtgtgtgtgtgtgtgtggtaccccctctctctctctctctctctctctctctctctctctctctctctctctctctctctctctctctctctctctctctctctctctctctctctctctctctctctccctctcttcatatatatgtatatatagatagatagatagattatatatatacatatatatatatatattacacgcgcgtgcgcgcgcgtgtgtgtgtgcgtgtgtgtatgcctatatgtattaatatatgcacatgtacatacatgtctatgtgcgtgtatttgtgtgcgctcGTGAgtggacgtgcgtgtgtgtgtttatgtgagtgtgtgtggtcgcgtgcgtgtgcgtgcgcgtgtatacacatacacacacacacacacacagatgtgtgtgtgtgtgtgtatatatatatatatatatatatatatatatatatacatacacccatatacatatatacatgtgtgtgtgtgtgcgtatatgtgtggggATGCATGCTTTGTGCATTTTAAGCAACTTATCGCTTTTTAATCAACATTCGATGACATGTATAAAATACACCGGGTATGAGAGCAAATCCAATGGTAATGAATAGTCTGTAAAGCAAACCGACATCGCAGCCGCACTCCCAGTCCCGTCGCAAGGGAAAGGTCACAGCGACCGCCCGACCCTTTTTCCGCCCGACTTCCCCTCTTATCACCCAGCTTCTCCTCCTCTACAAGCAGCTCTACAACAACAAGGCCGAGAAGGAAGGCgtgacggaagaggaggaggtgcagacAGGCGAGAACGGAGAAGTCCTGCTGGTGGTGCTCGTGACAGCCGTCTTGCCCGCCGAGGTGGCACGACCCGCTGCCAACACGCTTACGGAAAAGCTTGCCTCGGCTGTGACCGTTCAGAAGGTGGGGAATGATCAGCGAAAGTGATGTTGGGAGGAGTAGATAGATCTCATAAATGCGTTTTACGAAATCGCTTGGTATGGTTATATATCTCTGTTGGCTAGTCCTTTGCTAAAGAGAATTTCGTAGTGTATAATCTGCAGAGGAAATAGCATTTACCCATATTTTCCCTACCTCATCATGCGAGTCCATGTCCATCAAAAGTATCATCCGAAATGCGAGTGTATACCGTAAAAATAACCTAATACAAAGCGTGAAAGTATAAGTCATAGGAAAAGTTTCTCGCCATTTAacgtttttttaaataaaaatcaacaaaaacaacttcTATCAGAACGTGTCTAACCATTCACTATTTACATGAAACCCCTCTCATTTCTCACCCCATCGCTCTCTTACCCAGCTCGTCTACCGGCACTCCTCCACTTCCCTGTCGGAGGCCAGGGTaaaggcaggcaggcgggcggcAGAGGAGGCGAGGCAGAGGGCGGCAGACATGGCGGCTGCAGTGGGAGGGATGTTGGGCCCCTGTCTCACTGTGCTCGAGGACAAATGCACTCACCTTGCCACCACTCACGGTAGGTGCGCTTAAGCCAGGCTATGGCCTATGGCTCATTTGGCTGATTGATTTATGgcttctgtatgtctgtgtatatatgtatacatacgcacacgcacacgcacgcacacacgcacacacgcacacacacacgcacgcacacacacacacacacacacacacacacacacacacacacacacacacacacacacacacacacacacacacacacacacacacacacacacacacacacacacacacacatacgcacacatatatatatacatacatacatatatatatatatatatatatatataaaatatatatatatatataatatatatatatttatatatatataatatatatatataaatatatataaatatatatttatatatatatattttcatatatatatatatatatatatatatatatatatatacatatatgtacatatttatacattatatatatatatatatatatatatatatatatatgtatgtatatgtatgtatgtatgtatgtatgtatggttatatatgtatgtatatatatatatatatatatatatatatatatatatatatatatatatatatatgtatatgtatttatgtgtgtatgtgtatgtatatacatgtatatacatatatatacatatatatatatatatatatatatatatatatatatatatgtgtgtgtgtgtgtgtgtgtgtgtgtgtgtgtgtgtgtgtgtgtgtgtgtgtgtgtatgtatatatatatatatatatagatagatatatatagatatagatatataatatatatttatatatatatatatattatatatatatatatatatattatatattaatatacatatatatatatatatatatatatatatatatatatgtatatatatatatatatatgaatatgtgtacacacacagacacgcacacacacacgcacacacacacacacacacacacacacacacacacacacacacacacacacacacacacacacacacacacacacacacacacacacacacacacacacacacacacacacacacacacacacacatgtatgctatA
It encodes:
- the LOC113812726 gene encoding interleukin-1 receptor-associated kinase 1-binding protein 1 homolog; this translates as MGGKSMATADVVEVVGVGEVEVRPQLASLTLVLSAQKNSLELCRASVEKRRPYVYQTLYNNKAEKEGVTEEEEVQTGENGEVLLVVLVTAVLPAEVARPAANTLTEKLASAVTVQKLVYRHSSTSLSEARVKAGRRAAEEARQRAADMAAAVGGMLGPCLTVLEDKCTHLATTHDRSESWMVDTGLKHQETHALTPIIIQSTVRVKFSLLSYGVPKSKKS